One genomic region from Prevotella sp. Rep29 encodes:
- a CDS encoding BPL-N domain-containing protein, which translates to MMRKIYSSTTLLLMLVMLAMHSSCSQKQETEGGQMTEIRVGVFNGNGGAQTCIWEAYAACTLDRDMRVRYITTSDIAAGVLDSLDVIVVPGGGGTRQYQNLGQENLQRIKEFIARGGGAVGICAGAYLFSNTPEYSCMAINGAQAIDIEHDNRGHGVVGFSLTEEGKKVFGEYADQDTLFCMYYEGPVFVPAADDSIKYVEFATMLSDVHEEGGAPANMTNNKPFAIGNRYGKGKVFSVIAHPESTPGKMWMIARMVRWTVTDDSDAEQQRLVKNQRFSESPDVKNAALADREILMSTDDLKVESDCFKKLVYGTDDEKLKALDWLKQHHSWDAKRWIQGALFDASPAVRAAAAEYIADIHYLTFLKDMRAALQQETDEKAQQRIKASVERLENLR; encoded by the coding sequence ATGATGAGAAAAATCTATTCATCCACCACCTTATTATTAATGTTAGTCATGCTCGCCATGCATTCGTCATGTAGTCAGAAACAAGAGACAGAGGGAGGGCAGATGACAGAAATCCGCGTGGGTGTGTTCAACGGCAACGGAGGAGCACAGACGTGCATCTGGGAAGCCTATGCAGCATGCACGCTCGACCGCGATATGCGTGTCAGGTATATTACGACATCAGACATTGCGGCTGGCGTTCTCGACTCCCTCGATGTCATTGTGGTTCCAGGCGGAGGGGGAACACGTCAGTATCAGAACCTCGGGCAGGAAAATCTGCAGCGAATCAAGGAATTCATAGCTCGGGGAGGCGGTGCCGTCGGCATCTGTGCAGGAGCCTACCTCTTCTCCAACACGCCCGAATATTCCTGCATGGCAATCAACGGTGCCCAAGCGATAGACATTGAGCATGACAACCGCGGACATGGAGTGGTAGGCTTCTCATTGACGGAAGAAGGAAAGAAAGTCTTCGGAGAGTATGCCGACCAAGACACACTCTTTTGTATGTATTACGAAGGTCCCGTCTTTGTGCCTGCTGCAGACGACAGCATTAAATATGTGGAGTTTGCCACCATGCTCAGCGACGTACACGAGGAGGGTGGGGCGCCCGCCAATATGACCAACAACAAGCCCTTCGCCATCGGCAATCGTTACGGAAAGGGTAAAGTGTTTTCCGTTATAGCCCATCCGGAATCCACGCCCGGCAAGATGTGGATGATAGCACGGATGGTGCGTTGGACCGTGACCGACGACAGCGACGCCGAACAGCAACGCCTCGTAAAGAATCAACGCTTCAGCGAAAGCCCTGATGTGAAGAACGCAGCACTGGCTGACAGGGAAATCCTGATGAGCACCGACGACCTGAAAGTTGAGTCCGACTGCTTCAAGAAGCTGGTCTATGGAACAGACGACGAGAAGCTGAAAGCACTTGACTGGCTCAAGCAACACCACTCATGGGATGCCAAACGCTGGATACAAGGTGCGCTCTTCGATGCCAGTCCCGCAGTGCGGGCTGCTGCCGCTGAATACATCGCAGACATCCATTACCTCACGTTCCTCAAAGACATGCGTGCCGCACTCCAACAAGAGACCGACGAGAAGGCACAGCAGCGCATCAAAGCGAGTGTTGAACGGCTGGAGAACTTGCGATAG
- a CDS encoding leucine-rich repeat domain-containing protein → MKRIIQIITLLLITIPISAQNVTFFSPEFEEGIKRHLCIDENTPVIQLQTDTITDVDLSGLGIKDIRDVIYLPNVRTLDLSFNEISDVSPLLSLDSLHNVDLRNNMLEDVSELSFASSDSMIVNIAYNYITDFSRFYLPSNCNIRMIGMPVQKSKDVRYMDIYLLYADVENGQNVINYRGYSDSTESASLNCAGTHVNAVLDGNHNTVRIAENPIETSLAILSNGEYGDTTYVIPPTTLIADSGDEIAIDTKLPGSYRIGYLRALHGTVKEEGGILHYTAPSPIVTDTLYMSYYEGSRIRGFGQLYVMSQDLYNDIKTLQTDSLLKVSLHNGILNVTCTTSTGKGMTDVKVYDAMGRILTTQTPDNQQRISIQVPKTSHIVIVEITYAGQQFVKKVIAK, encoded by the coding sequence ATGAAACGGATAATACAAATAATAACATTGTTGCTGATAACAATACCAATATCGGCACAGAACGTAACTTTTTTCTCACCAGAATTTGAGGAAGGAATAAAACGACATCTATGTATAGACGAGAATACTCCCGTGATACAACTGCAAACTGATACAATAACCGATGTGGACCTCTCAGGGTTAGGTATCAAAGATATTCGTGATGTTATTTATCTTCCCAATGTCAGGACATTGGATTTGAGCTTCAATGAAATCAGTGATGTGAGCCCGCTACTGTCATTAGACTCTTTGCACAATGTTGACCTACGTAACAATATGTTGGAAGATGTCAGTGAACTTTCTTTTGCAAGCTCGGATAGCATGATAGTGAATATAGCCTACAACTATATCACGGATTTTAGTCGATTTTATCTTCCTTCAAATTGCAATATTCGCATGATTGGTATGCCTGTTCAGAAATCCAAAGATGTCAGATACATGGACATTTATCTGTTGTATGCAGATGTGGAAAATGGACAAAATGTTATTAATTATCGTGGTTATTCTGACTCTACAGAAAGTGCTTCTTTGAATTGTGCTGGTACGCATGTTAATGCTGTGCTAGATGGAAACCATAACACAGTGAGAATTGCAGAAAACCCGATTGAAACATCACTGGCGATTCTTTCAAACGGAGAATATGGCGATACAACATACGTTATACCGCCCACAACATTGATTGCAGATAGTGGTGATGAAATTGCAATTGACACGAAACTACCAGGGAGTTATCGCATTGGTTACCTTCGTGCTTTACATGGAACGGTGAAAGAGGAAGGGGGAATTCTGCATTATACAGCTCCCTCTCCTATTGTTACAGACACACTCTATATGAGCTATTATGAAGGTAGTCGTATTAGAGGATTTGGACAACTCTATGTCATGTCGCAGGATTTATACAATGACATAAAAACTCTTCAGACGGATTCACTTCTGAAGGTATCGCTTCACAATGGCATACTTAATGTCACATGTACAACAAGTACAGGAAAAGGTATGACTGACGTTAAAGTTTATGACGCTATGGGGCGCATCCTTACAACGCAGACACCTGACAACCAGCAAAGAATTAGCATTCAAGTGCCGAAAACTTCTCACATAGTCATCGTGGAAATTACGTATGCAGGGCAACAATTTGTAAAGAAAGTGATTGCCAAATAA